The genomic segment CATTCGATCCGGCGGCGAGCCGGGACTCCCCGTCGTGATCCGCGCCAAGGATCCCCTGCAGCCGCCCCGCATCGTCTACGGCGGCAATACGGCCAACGTGATCGACCTGCGGGCGGATCACGTGACCATCCGAGGGCTCGCCATCGGGCCCACCCAGCGGGAGGTCGACGGGATCAGGATATTCGCCCGGAGAGGAATCACGATCGAGGACTGCCAGTTCAGCGGGCTGGGCGGGATTGCCGTCGTCGCCGACCACAATTCCAGTCAGGGGCTCACCGTCCGCCGAAACGACATTCGCAACTCGGAGTCGACGGCGATGTATTTCGGCTGCCACGATGGCTTTACCTGCGTGGCGACCGACCTCACCATCGAGGGAAACTACGTTTATACCGTGCGGGCGCCCGACCCCGAGATCGGCTACGGCATCCAGGTGAAGCTCAACTCGAGCGGCGTCATCCGAGGCAACATGGTCCTCGATACCAAGGGGCCGGGGATCATGGTGTACGGCGCGTCGGACACCAGCCGCGGCTCATTGATTGAGGGCAACGTGGTGATGGGATCCGTTCGGTCTTCGGGTATCGTTGCCGGCGGCGGGCCGGCGGTGATCCGCAACAATGTCTCGGTTGGGAACGCGATGGCCGGCGTGAGCATCGAGGACTACGCTCGACGTGGGATGCTACGCGCCGTGGTGGTCGCGCACAACACTCTTTATCGAAACGAGCAGGGGGCGGTCACGGTCGCTCGAAGCGGACACATCGACGTCACCGTGATGAACAACGCCGTCCATAGCCGCCCGGGGAGTCCCATCTTGCCCGAGCCTCAACCTGGTCTCCGCATGACCGGGAACATCGACTGTCGAGCCGTCGTCTGCTTCCTGAATCCTGAGGCCGACGACTTCTCGCCGCTCCCCGGGGGACCTTTGATTGGGGCGGGGACCGTTCTGGCGACGTCTTGGACGCCCGCCCGGGATCTCTTCGGCGCCCCACGGCCCGTCCCACCCAGCACCGGTGCCATCGAAGGGCTCCACGGCTCCATCCGACTCGCACCCAGGCCCTGAACTCCGAGGGGACGCAAGGAATCCGTCTAGCGAAAATCCTTGGCGTTGATCCCGTGCTTGTCGAGCAGCCCGTGCAGGGTGGGCCGGCTGACCCTCAACTCGCGCGCGGCTTGGCTCACGTTGCCACGGTGTCGGCTGAGTACCTCCACGAGCGTCTGGCGCTCCACGCGCTCGCGCGTGTCGCGGAGCGAGCCGGTCTGGGCGGGCTCCGCTGGCATCAGGTCAAGATCCGACGGTACGATCACACGGCCCCGACTCATGATGACGGCACGACTCACTCGATTCTCCATCTCGCGCACATTACCGGGCCAGCCATGTGCCATTATGGCCTGGATCGCGTCCGGGCCAAATCGCACCCGGCGGCGATGCTCTTGCCCTGCGCGCTCGAGGAAGCGGTTCGCGATGAGCAGGACATCCTCACCGCGCTCGCGAAGGGGCGGCAGATCAATGGTCACCACGGAGAGGCGATAGTAGAGGTCCTCCCGGAAGAGACCCTGCTGCAGGTGGCTCTTGAGGTTCCGGTTGGTCGCCGCGATCACCCGAAGGTCCACTGCGATGGGCTGCCGTCCGCCCAACCGTTCGATCGTCCGCTCCTGGAGGAATCGAAGGATTTTCACCTGGAGATGTACCGGGAGCTCCCCAATCTCATCGAGGAACAGCGTGCCCCGATTGGCGAGCTCGAACTTGCCCTGGCGCTGAACGTGCGCGCCGGTATAGGCGCCTCGCTCGTGGCCAAATAGCTCTGACTCCAGAAGGGTCTCGGGAATCGCCCCGCAGTTGATGGCGACGAAGGGGCCATCCTTTCGCGCGCTCCGGCTGTGGATGGCGCGGGCAATCAACTCCTTGCCGGTGCCGCTCTCCCCCTCGATGAGGACGGTGGCGTCCGTCTTCGCCACGCGCAGAACCACGGCGAAGATCTCTCGCATTCGCGGAGTGCTCCCGATGAGCTCCTCGAAGCGGATCGTGCTCTCGCGGGCCTGCGCGGCTGCTTCTCCCTCGCGGCCCAGGTCAGCCAGATAGGCGGCGCGGCGCAGCACCACCTTGTATTCGTCGAGGTCGATGGGCTTCAGATAGTAGTCAAAGGCGCCCAGCTGCACAGCGCGGAGCGCGTTCTCCCGGTCGTTATTGCCGGTCACGACCACCACCTTGGTGGTGGAAGACGCGCGGAGGATCTCGTCGAGGGTCTTCAAGCCTTCCTCGGCTCCGTCGGCATCCGGCGGCAGGCCGAGGTCCAGGCTCACCACCTGCGGTTGCACCTCGTGGAAGAGGGCCACGGCCTGCGCGCGATCTTCCGCAAACCAAAGGGTGTAGTCGTCACGGAGGGCGTACTTCACTTGGGTACGGATGCTCTCGTCGTCGTCCACGACCAGAAGCTTCGGTTTGGTCATGCGCGTGGTCTCCCTCGTGCCCGCCGCTAGCGGGGCAGACTCCCGAGCAGGGTCGGGTAGAACACCCGAAGGAATTCGGCTTGGCGGGCGAGCACGGCCTGATCCTCCTCGCCGGCCTGGACAGGAGAGGCTATCCGGATCAACGCCCCCTCAGACCTGCCTCGCACCAGTCGATTGTACAAGAGGCGGGCCCGATACCCATGATCGCTGGCGACGGCCACGCCGCCGATCTCGTACCAGTACAGAAGGGCATATCGCTGGCCGCCCGTCTCGATGAGCACGAGATTTGCCCGAAGGCCCGCGCCGGCCGCGGCGCCCAAGGGTAGCGTGACCTCACGCTCGGAGATCTGGGACCACCCTCCCCCGGGGAAGACGAATTCCCGGGCGGCGGCACGCCGAGACTCGTCCTGAGAGGGGAAGTACTCCACGAGCACCCACTCGGTCTCCGTGCCCCGGGTGTAGCCGCGCGCCAACCGGAGTGGCGCCCGCCCGTCGGATCGCAAGACGCTTTCCGGCGCCTCGTGCGTTTCCGCCCATCCGACGGGCACGGGAAGGGCGTCGAGTCGACCCCGCAGCGGAGTCTCCGCGGCACCGTTGGGCATCCCGACCGCGATCCCGGTGGCCACCAGCAACGCCAGGGCACTCAACGAAAAGACCGTCTCCCGCCTCATGCCGAGCGCCCTCGGACGGCGCGCACCAGGATCGAGTCCAGGATCATCAGCAGAAAGAATGTGAAGAGAAAATTCACCGTGCCGTTGAACATATGGTAGCTGGTATGGAGCGTCCAAAGCCCGATCCAGTAGGCCGCCGCCGCCGTGCTGGTGATTCGCACGATGTTGGCGCCGATCGCCAGGGGCAGCGTGGCCACGATCAAGGTCAGACGGAGCCAGGTGGGCCGCTGAGCCACCGCCGCATACGCGACGCCCAGCGACAGGAGAGCGGCGATGGCTGGGATGCTGCTACAGGCGTCGGCAACCTCCAAGTTCACGTTCGGCAGATGCAGCAGGACGCCGTCGTGATAGACGGGAATGCCCATCAGTCGCAGGAGCGCGGCGGTGGCATCGGCATCGAAGAGGCGAGATCGATACGTCACCTGCTTAACCGTGCCCCACGGAAGCGGGATCATGAAAAGCAGGTACACGATACCGGGCCAGGTCTGACCGGTGATGCGACCGCCGGCGAGGAGGAGCGAAAGCCCCAGCAGCAGAGGGACGAGGGCGATCCTCGCCATGAAGGGCTCGTTCGCGCGCATGCCCAGCGTGAACACCAGCAGCCCGGCAATCAGCACCGGAAAACCCCATGCCGTCGGCGTCAGGGGAAGCGCGCGAATCCGCTCCCGCCGAGCCCAGATGAGATAGCCGGCAATGAACGGAATGGCGAACCCGTGAGAAAGGTTTGGGAACTTGGTCCACTCGTAGACGAGGGTGGGCACGAGAGGCACATAGAGGGCCAGTGCCGCGACCCACGGAGGCAGAAACCATATCCACGTGGCTCGATCGCGTAGCGCAGGGGCCGCGGTGGTCGCAGTCGTCATGGCTTGGCTTCACCCGCGCCATGCCGCGCGAGGGGCAGGCGCAGGCGGAACACGCTGCCCATACCTTCGCGGCTCGTGACCTCGATTCTCCCTCCATGGGCCTCCACGATGCCCTTGGCCTGATAGAGGCCGATGCCCCAGCCCCCACTCTTCGTGGACTTGAACGGCGCAAATAGCGACTTCTGGATGAACTCCGCCGACATGCCACACCCGGTGTCCGCCACTTCGCATACCACCGCCCCGGCCTCTTCGTAGCTTCGCACGGTCACCGTACCGCTGCCCTTCATGGACTCCACCGCGTTGGTCACGAGGTTTTGGATAACCTTGAGCAGCGCCTCGGCGTCGCCGGGTACGGTCGAGATCGCGCCGAACTCCTTCACGAGGCTCACGCGCCCGCCATCGAGCGGCCGCGTCGCCTCCAGGGCGAGCGCCGAGAGATCCACGGGGTCGGTACGCAAGCGCCCCGCTTCGGGCGCCGCGGTGAGGCGGGCGAGGAGCATCTTCTGGCGGTCCACCGTCCGGGAGAGGGTCTTGAGCGCGTCCTTCTGGAACTCGGGATCATCGAAGTGCTGCAGCGCGTTCTGGCTGAGCATCGAGAGCGCCGCCACCGCGTTCTTGAGGTCGTGGATCACGAACGAGGTGAGCCGATGGAACGCTTCGAACTCGCGCGCCTGGGCCAGCGTCTCGGACAGGCGCGCGGTGGTGATGGCGCCGGCGGCCTGCTCGCCCACCGTCATGAAGAACTCGAGGTCCTCCGCGGTGAAGGGATTGGCCGCGCGCTCCGGCCCCACCAGCATGAGCCCGACGAGGTGGTCTGACCAGCGTAGAGGCACCGCCACCGCCCCTTCTCCGAGCAGAGACCCCGGGGGCTCCTCTCGAAGCGCCCCTGACAGCAGCACCGGTTGCGTTTCGCCAGCGAGCCGGGCCGGGAGCGGCGCGCTGGGCTCGAGCACGGTAGGAATCCCCCCCAGCTCTACCTCGCCGGCGAGATGGAAGCGTCCGCCGTGGGCCTCCGCGAGGTACAGCGCGCCGCGTGCGGAGCCGGCGGCCTCGGTAACTCCGCTGATGAGCTCCGGCCCCAGCTCGTCGAGGGAGATTCGCGAGCCGAGGCGCTCGGTGAAGCGGAGCCACTGCTCCCGGTAGTCGTACTTCGTCCGATAGAAATGTCGCGCGATGAAGCGCTTGAGCCGCCAGCGCACGTTCTCGGACAGGAGCACCGAGCCCAGCGCCAGCGCAGAGACGAAGATCAGGACCGAGCTCCACAGGAGCTCTTCGGGAATGCCCAGGTAGTTCAAGAGCCAGCCGAGCGCCCCCACGACGAGCAGATAGCCGCCCAGCGCCACCACCACGAGCGAGCGATAGACGAGGTCGCGGGACACCGTGACCTCGGAGCGGAGGAACCGGGTCCGGATGAGCGAGGCACCGACCGCCAGATTCCCGAGCACCAGCGTAGCGGCGGCCGTGGTGAGGTACACCCCCAGCAGCACGTGGAACAGGAGCATCTGGCTGAGGAGGAAGAAGCGGACGAGGAAGACCCCGCCGAGGCCGACCACGAGGTACTTCATGCGCCAACGATCCTCGTGGCGTGATCCCCGGAGATAGGTGTCGAGCGCGCCGAGGAGCGCGACGGTGACGATGAGCTGAACAATGGTGGAAATCTGGCCGACCCGATCAAGCTGCGCGGCGTAGAAGGGAGCCGGGATATCCGGGAGCCTGAAGGCCGGCTGGGTCGCCACCGCCAACGCGACCCCCCCGAGCGCCAAACCCCCCGCGCCATGGCCGAGCCTCAGCGGCGTCGACCACCGCGCCGCGACAGGCGCGAAGAGGCTCACCACGAACACGCCCCACGGCACCAGGAGCCCCAGCGACGCGACCTGATGGGCGCGGAGCCAGAAGAGGCGATCCTCGACCTGCTCGGTCACTGTGACGAGGGCGAAGGCGGCGCCCGCCTCCGCCGCGAAGCCGACCATGCCGAGTACGAAGCTCCACTTCGTCACGGGGCGCGAGGCGCCGAAGGCCGCGCCCAGAGCCAGCAGCAGCGCGGAGAGCGCCGCCGCGGCCAGGGTCACGCCGTGGACGGAGGAGCCGAAGGTATCCATCAGGCGGCGCCCGCCAGCGCGCTCACGTGCGCGTCCGCCACGCGGGAGATCACGTAGCGATGCTTCCCCGACGGGCTCGCGACAGAGTCCGCCACCTCGACCTCGATGCGTGCGCTGCCCTCGAAGAGCCCGCCGATGCGGGCGGCGATGGCGACGCGTGCGGCAGCGGGCAGCTCCCCCGCCGGCACGACGCGCACCCGGACGTAATCAAGCGCCT from the Candidatus Methylomirabilota bacterium genome contains:
- the prsK gene encoding XrtA/PEP-CTERM system histidine kinase PrsK; translated protein: MDTFGSSVHGVTLAAAALSALLLALGAAFGASRPVTKWSFVLGMVGFAAEAGAAFALVTVTEQVEDRLFWLRAHQVASLGLLVPWGVFVVSLFAPVAARWSTPLRLGHGAGGLALGGVALAVATQPAFRLPDIPAPFYAAQLDRVGQISTIVQLIVTVALLGALDTYLRGSRHEDRWRMKYLVVGLGGVFLVRFFLLSQMLLFHVLLGVYLTTAAATLVLGNLAVGASLIRTRFLRSEVTVSRDLVYRSLVVVALGGYLLVVGALGWLLNYLGIPEELLWSSVLIFVSALALGSVLLSENVRWRLKRFIARHFYRTKYDYREQWLRFTERLGSRISLDELGPELISGVTEAAGSARGALYLAEAHGGRFHLAGEVELGGIPTVLEPSAPLPARLAGETQPVLLSGALREEPPGSLLGEGAVAVPLRWSDHLVGLMLVGPERAANPFTAEDLEFFMTVGEQAAGAITTARLSETLAQAREFEAFHRLTSFVIHDLKNAVAALSMLSQNALQHFDDPEFQKDALKTLSRTVDRQKMLLARLTAAPEAGRLRTDPVDLSALALEATRPLDGGRVSLVKEFGAISTVPGDAEALLKVIQNLVTNAVESMKGSGTVTVRSYEEAGAVVCEVADTGCGMSAEFIQKSLFAPFKSTKSGGWGIGLYQAKGIVEAHGGRIEVTSREGMGSVFRLRLPLARHGAGEAKP
- the prsR gene encoding PEP-CTERM-box response regulator transcription factor yields the protein MTKPKLLVVDDDESIRTQVKYALRDDYTLWFAEDRAQAVALFHEVQPQVVSLDLGLPPDADGAEEGLKTLDEILRASSTTKVVVVTGNNDRENALRAVQLGAFDYYLKPIDLDEYKVVLRRAAYLADLGREGEAAAQARESTIRFEELIGSTPRMREIFAVVLRVAKTDATVLIEGESGTGKELIARAIHSRSARKDGPFVAINCGAIPETLLESELFGHERGAYTGAHVQRQGKFELANRGTLFLDEIGELPVHLQVKILRFLQERTIERLGGRQPIAVDLRVIAATNRNLKSHLQQGLFREDLYYRLSVVTIDLPPLRERGEDVLLIANRFLERAGQEHRRRVRFGPDAIQAIMAHGWPGNVREMENRVSRAVIMSRGRVIVPSDLDLMPAEPAQTGSLRDTRERVERQTLVEVLSRHRGNVSQAARELRVSRPTLHGLLDKHGINAKDFR
- the xrt gene encoding exosortase is translated as MTTATTAAPALRDRATWIWFLPPWVAALALYVPLVPTLVYEWTKFPNLSHGFAIPFIAGYLIWARRERIRALPLTPTAWGFPVLIAGLLVFTLGMRANEPFMARIALVPLLLGLSLLLAGGRITGQTWPGIVYLLFMIPLPWGTVKQVTYRSRLFDADATAALLRLMGIPVYHDGVLLHLPNVNLEVADACSSIPAIAALLSLGVAYAAVAQRPTWLRLTLIVATLPLAIGANIVRITSTAAAAYWIGLWTLHTSYHMFNGTVNFLFTFFLLMILDSILVRAVRGRSA
- a CDS encoding right-handed parallel beta-helix repeat-containing protein, which encodes IRSGGEPGLPVVIRAKDPLQPPRIVYGGNTANVIDLRADHVTIRGLAIGPTQREVDGIRIFARRGITIEDCQFSGLGGIAVVADHNSSQGLTVRRNDIRNSESTAMYFGCHDGFTCVATDLTIEGNYVYTVRAPDPEIGYGIQVKLNSSGVIRGNMVLDTKGPGIMVYGASDTSRGSLIEGNVVMGSVRSSGIVAGGGPAVIRNNVSVGNAMAGVSIEDYARRGMLRAVVVAHNTLYRNEQGAVTVARSGHIDVTVMNNAVHSRPGSPILPEPQPGLRMTGNIDCRAVVCFLNPEADDFSPLPGGPLIGAGTVLATSWTPARDLFGAPRPVPPSTGAIEGLHGSIRLAPRP
- a CDS encoding EpsI family protein, with the translated sequence MRRETVFSLSALALLVATGIAVGMPNGAAETPLRGRLDALPVPVGWAETHEAPESVLRSDGRAPLRLARGYTRGTETEWVLVEYFPSQDESRRAAAREFVFPGGGWSQISEREVTLPLGAAAGAGLRANLVLIETGGQRYALLYWYEIGGVAVASDHGYRARLLYNRLVRGRSEGALIRIASPVQAGEEDQAVLARQAEFLRVFYPTLLGSLPR